From the genome of Malus sylvestris chromosome 6, drMalSylv7.2, whole genome shotgun sequence, one region includes:
- the LOC126627311 gene encoding phenylacetaldehyde oxime monooxygenase CYP71AN24-like — MAILALVFEQLQKNVFLLPLIILSAFILFSLTKSSSIGDEKRKLKLPPSPPRLPLIGNLHRLGKFPHQSLHALSKKYGDLMLVHLGKVPTLIVSSAEMAKEVMKTQDIAFCSRPKATAPGILFYDAHDIAFAPYGEYWRQVRKICVLELLSLKRVSQFQYARVEEVSELVEKIREASSLNGGGPIVLSDLLVATSNNIICRCILGQKFEGEENKWFGEVTKDLMCQLVSFSFTDYFGPRMNWLDRARGHIKHLTSIWSEFDRFFDKLIAEHQAAEKEGKPRKKDFVDILLQVQKDGNDFELKSDHLKALLQDMFVGGSDTSWTAMIWLMTELAKNPRVMKKVQEEVRRVVGNKGFVDENVDIPQMTYMICCIKENMRVHPPAPLLLPRETSTDVKLGPYNIPAKTQVFVSAYSVQRDPKVWDNPDEFYPERFEEKNVGFVGQEFELIPFGAGRRVCPGLGFGVASAEYVLSNLLYWFDWKLPSGGKELAETMDTDEVYGLTVHKKAPLNLIPVPYNP; from the exons ATGGCTATTCTAGCACTTGTGTTTGAGCAGCTGCAGAAGAatgtctttcttcttcctcttatcATACTTTCTGCATTCATTCTGTTTTCTCTTACTAAATCATCGTCCATTGGCGATGAGAAACGAAAACTCAAGTTACCACCTTCCCCACCAAGGTTGCCATTGATTGGAAACCTTCACCGGTTAGGCAAATTCCCACACCAATCTCTCCATGCTCTCTCGAAAAAGTATGGCGATTTAATGCTAGTGCACCTTGGGAAAGTTCCGACTTTGATCGTTTCATCTGCAGAGATGGCCAAGGAGGTGATGAAGACGCAGGACATTGCTTTCTGCAGCCGGCCAAAAGCCACTGCTCCGGGAATATTGTTCTATGACGCTCATGATATCGCGTTTGCTCCTTACGGAGAGTACTGGAGGCAAGTTCGGAAAATATGTGTTCTTGAGCTTCTGAGTCTTAAGAGGGTGTCACAGTTTCAGTACGCGAGGGTGGAAGAGGTTtcggagttggtcgagaagatTCGCGAAGCGTCGAGCCTCAATGGCGGGGGTCCTATTGTTCTGAGTGATCTGCTGGTGGCAACCTCCAACAACATTATCTGCAGGTGTATTCTCGGACAGAAGTTTGAGGGCGAGGAGAACAAGTGGTTTGGAGAGGTGACAAAAGATTTGATGTGCCAACTCGTGAGTTTCAGTTTTACGGATTACTTTGGTCCGAGGATGAATTGGCTCGACCGTGCTAGAGGCCACATTAAACATTTGACATCGATTTGGTCCGAGTTTGATAGGTTTTTCGACAAGTTGATTGCCGAACATCAGGCGGCAGAGAAAGAAGGCAAGCCTCGCAAGAAGGACTTCGTGGATATTCTCCTCCAAGTTCAAAAGGATGGCAACGACTTCGAGCTCAAAAGTGACCACCTCAAAGCACTTCTGCAG GACATGTTTGTTGGAGGAAGTGATACTAGTTGGACTGCCATGATATGGTTGATGACAGAGCTTGCGAAGAATCCACGCGTGATGAAGAAAGTCCAGGAAGAGGTAAGAAGGGTGGTGGGGAACAAGGGATTTGTAGATGAGAATGTTGACATCCCCCAAATGACCTACATGATATGTTGcatcaaagaaaatatgagagTTCATCCTCCGGCGCCTCTTTTACTTCCTCGCGAAACAAGTACAGACGTGAAATTGGGACCCTACAACATCCCTGCGAAAACACAGGTGTTTGTGAGCGCATACTCGGTACAAAGGGACCCCAAAGTCTGGGACAACCCCGATGAGTTTTACCCCGAGAGGTTCGAGGAGAAGAACGTTGGTTTCGTGGGTCAGGAGTTTGAACTCATCCCGTTCGGTGCTGGGAGAAGGGTGTGCCCTGGACTCGGCTTTGGGGTTGCTTCTGCTGAATATGTGCTTTCCAACCTTCTGTATTGGTTTGATTGGAAACTGCCTAGTGGTGGTAAGGAATTGGCCGAGACCATGGACACCGATGAAGTTTACGGACTCACAGTCCACAAGAAAGCTCCTCTTAACCTTATCCCGGTCCCATACAACCCTTGA